Part of the Candidatus Neomarinimicrobiota bacterium genome, ATCGGGCCGGTGACGACGAGATGTTCGAAGCGTTGTTTCGAGAAAGAACGGTAACATCAGCAGCGCGCAAACCCGCGGTTCCTGTTTCCTGATCAACTTCTTGTTCCGGAGAGAGATATTCGCTATGAATTCACCAAGAGAGGATAAGCTCTGTAAAGCAGAATCAGGAAGACGATGGAATTGATCACGTGGGCACCAAAGCACGGTCGGCAGGCAACCTTCAGCAGATAGAGCCCCCAAGCAAGGTAAATGCTGTAGGCAAACGCCAGCAAGACTATAATGAAAAGAACACCGGTGTCGGGTATCCCCAACGTGTTGCTGGATAGAACAGTCAGTCCCAAAGCCGGGTAATACCAAAGTCCCCAGAAAGCGTTTGAGCGGCCGAAGGTGGAACCGAAACTGGACTCCACGATCTCATCGCATCGACAGTCCATCATCTGCAACATTCTTGGCATCCACCAGACAGCTTCCTGTGACTTCTGGTGATGCACGCGGTGGAAGTAGAAAGAGGTCAGCCACCCTACTGATGCAGAAGCAAGCAGGATAATAATCAGTGCGCTTTCCAGGTCCACAATTGCCGCCTAAAAACCAAACAGTTTTATTGACGGTCCTGAGATGGTGATAATGATACCCGCCAAGGCATAGGCGTATTTTTTAATAGACTCAGTCTCATTTCTATCAGTCCAAGGATTACCGACCTTAGCACGTGCCCCATACCGCACAGGAATGTGACAAAGGTTATCTTCCGCAATGACCACGACCGGGCCCGGCTGATCATGATAAAAGGCAGGTAGTGGTCCGGGCCGATCAATGTATGGATAAAACCAATTAAGGCAGCGGTGATCAGCAGAATATGGTGTCCATCGCCCTAACAGATCCTGGGCAGCTGTTCGCCCACGGGCATATCCACGATGCGCTGGGCGCCGAGACCTGTTTTCATGGTCACAATCCCGGGATGTCCGGAAACCACTTCACCGATAATAACCGCATCTTTGCCGAATTCATGTTTCTGCATGGTTGCCAGAACTGACTTTGCTGCCTGCGGGGCCACTACGGCGATCAGCTTCCCTTCGTTGGCCACATAGAGTGGATCTATCCCCAGCACTTCACAGGCGCCCTGTACTTCCGGGCGGACGGGAATTTTTTCACCGTAAATTTCGATACCCAGGCTGGACTGGCCGGCAAATTCATTCAGCGTCGTAGCAGCGCCGCCGCGAGTTGGATCACGCATGGCATGGATCTCATCCGATGTTTTGAGCATGGACTTCACCAGCCCGTTCAGGGCAGCAGTGTCGCTTTTTACCTGGGTCTGGAATGACAACCCTTCCCGGCTGGTCATCACCGCCATACCGTGGTCGGCCAGCGTCCCGGAAAGTATGATTTTATCACCTTCCAGTAGGTTACCGGCGGAAAGGTTCAGGTCATGATTTAGAACACCGATGCCTGTTGTATTAATGAAAATCTTGTCCGCGCTACCCTTATTTACGACTTTGGTATCGCCGGTGACAATGGTTATGTTGGCCTTTTTCGCCGCTGCTTCCATGCTCACCAGAATCCGGTGAAGCAATTCCATGGGCAAGCCTTCTTCCAGGATGAAGCCGACACTTAAATACAGCGGTTCAGCGCCGCACATGGCCACATCGTTCACCGTGCCGTTGATGGCCAGTTCACCGATAGTGCCGCCGGGAAAGAAAATGGGATCCACCACAAAGGTATCGGTGGAAAAGGAAAGCCGTTTCCCGGGAAATTCCAGCACCGCCTGATCTTCCAGGGCGTCCAGGGTTTTATTACTAAACCGGGACAGAAAGAGCATTTCGATGAGCTGGCTGGACAATTTACCGCCAGCACCATGGGCCAGTTGGACAGTATCGTGATCCATGATCGGCAGAGGGCAGGAAAGGTTTTCAATATCCATCTGTTTCGTCACTTTTTAAATCCCCCTTTTTGAAAAGGGGGACTGCTGTAAGATTT contains:
- the hypE gene encoding hydrogenase expression/formation protein HypE encodes the protein MDIENLSCPLPIMDHDTVQLAHGAGGKLSSQLIEMLFLSRFSNKTLDALEDQAVLEFPGKRLSFSTDTFVVDPIFFPGGTIGELAINGTVNDVAMCGAEPLYLSVGFILEEGLPMELLHRILVSMEAAAKKANITIVTGDTKVVNKGSADKIFINTTGIGVLNHDLNLSAGNLLEGDKIILSGTLADHGMAVMTSREGLSFQTQVKSDTAALNGLVKSMLKTSDEIHAMRDPTRGGAATTLNEFAGQSSLGIEIYGEKIPVRPEVQGACEVLGIDPLYVANEGKLIAVVAPQAAKSVLATMQKHEFGKDAVIIGEVVSGHPGIVTMKTGLGAQRIVDMPVGEQLPRIC
- a CDS encoding vitamin K epoxide reductase family protein; translated protein: MDLESALIIILLASASVGWLTSFYFHRVHHQKSQEAVWWMPRMLQMMDCRCDEIVESSFGSTFGRSNAFWGLWYYPALGLTVLSSNTLGIPDTGVLFIIVLLAFAYSIYLAWGLYLLKVACRPCFGAHVINSIVFLILLYRAYPLLVNS